From Rubrivirga sp. SAORIC476, a single genomic window includes:
- a CDS encoding 3-hydroxybutyryl-CoA dehydrogenase, translated as MNVTVIGAGTMGNGIAHVFAQSGHAVTLVDLDQSRLDAALGTIDKNLGRQVAKERITADDQAATLGRIATQTDLARGVAQADLVVEAATEDATLKAKIFEQIDDHAPDSAILASNTSSISITQIAGATERPEQVIGMHFFNPVPVMKLVEVVRGLATSDATYETVRELSEGLGKVPVEVNDAAGFVSNRVLMPMINEAIFCVHEGVATPEAVDTVMKLGMAHPMGPLTLADFIGLDVCLAIMEVLHRELGEDKYRPCPLLRKMVAAGRLGRKSGQGFYDYAAG; from the coding sequence ATGAACGTCACCGTCATCGGCGCCGGCACCATGGGCAACGGCATCGCCCACGTGTTCGCCCAGTCCGGCCACGCCGTCACCCTCGTCGACCTCGACCAGTCCCGCCTCGACGCCGCGCTCGGCACCATCGACAAGAACCTCGGCCGGCAGGTCGCCAAGGAGCGGATCACCGCCGACGACCAGGCGGCCACGCTCGGCCGCATCGCCACCCAGACCGATCTCGCCCGAGGCGTCGCCCAAGCGGACTTGGTGGTGGAGGCGGCCACGGAGGACGCCACGCTCAAGGCCAAGATCTTCGAGCAGATCGACGACCACGCGCCGGACAGCGCCATCCTGGCGTCCAACACGTCGTCCATCTCGATCACCCAGATCGCCGGGGCGACCGAGCGCCCGGAGCAGGTCATCGGGATGCACTTCTTCAACCCGGTCCCGGTGATGAAGCTCGTCGAGGTCGTCCGCGGGCTGGCGACGAGCGACGCGACCTACGAGACCGTCCGCGAGCTGTCGGAGGGGTTGGGCAAGGTGCCCGTCGAGGTCAACGACGCGGCCGGGTTCGTCTCGAACCGCGTGCTGATGCCGATGATCAACGAGGCCATCTTCTGCGTCCACGAGGGCGTGGCGACCCCGGAGGCCGTCGACACGGTGATGAAGCTGGGCATGGCGCACCCGATGGGCCCGCTCACCCTCGCCGACTTCATCGGCCTGGACGTGTGCCTCGCCATCATGGAGGTGCTCCACCGCGAGTTGGGCGAGGACAAGTACCGTCCGTGCCCGCTGCTCCGCAAGATGGTCGCCGCCGGTCGCCTGGGTCGGAAGTCCGGCCAGGGGTTCTACGACTACGCGGCGGGCTGA
- a CDS encoding thiolase family protein yields the protein MASVILSAARTPVGSFGGALSTVPAPSLGATAITGALDRAGVATDQVDEVILGNVVTAGEGQAPARQAALGAGLPQSVACMTINKVCGSGMKAVMLADQAIRAGDAEVVVAGGMENMSMAPFYLPKARYGYGYGNGELVDGLFHDGLRDAYDGVAMGVAADQCGVTCNVPRERQDAFSIESYTRAQASVENGAFAQEIVPVTISGRKGDTVVDTDEEPAKTNFDKIPQLRAVFTKDGTVTAANASTINDGAAALVVASEEWAEANGKTPMARIVASAQHSQAPMEFTTAPIEAVNKVLGKANLTLDDIDLFEVNEAFAVVALAAQDALGIPSEKLNVRGGSVAVGHPIGASGARILTTLLHAMVERGARYGLAAICIGGGEATAIVLERN from the coding sequence ATGGCCTCCGTCATCCTCTCCGCCGCCCGCACCCCCGTCGGGTCCTTCGGCGGCGCGCTCTCGACCGTCCCCGCGCCTTCGCTCGGCGCCACTGCCATCACCGGCGCCCTCGACCGCGCAGGCGTGGCGACAGATCAGGTGGACGAGGTGATCCTGGGCAACGTGGTCACGGCGGGGGAGGGACAGGCCCCGGCCCGTCAGGCGGCCCTCGGCGCCGGGCTCCCCCAGAGCGTGGCCTGCATGACCATCAACAAGGTCTGCGGCAGTGGCATGAAGGCGGTGATGCTGGCCGACCAGGCGATCCGCGCGGGCGACGCTGAGGTGGTCGTGGCCGGTGGCATGGAGAACATGTCGATGGCGCCGTTCTACCTCCCGAAGGCGCGCTACGGCTACGGCTACGGCAACGGCGAACTGGTGGACGGCCTCTTCCACGACGGCCTCCGCGACGCCTACGACGGTGTGGCGATGGGCGTCGCGGCGGACCAGTGCGGCGTGACGTGCAACGTCCCGCGCGAGCGGCAGGACGCGTTCTCGATCGAGAGCTACACGCGCGCCCAGGCATCGGTCGAGAACGGGGCCTTCGCCCAGGAGATCGTGCCGGTCACCATCTCGGGCCGCAAGGGCGACACGGTGGTCGACACCGACGAGGAGCCCGCCAAGACCAACTTCGACAAGATCCCCCAGCTCCGGGCCGTCTTCACCAAGGACGGCACGGTGACGGCGGCCAACGCGAGCACGATCAACGACGGCGCCGCCGCGCTGGTGGTGGCCTCGGAGGAGTGGGCGGAGGCGAATGGCAAGACGCCGATGGCGCGCATCGTGGCGTCGGCGCAGCACAGCCAGGCGCCGATGGAGTTCACGACGGCGCCCATCGAGGCGGTCAACAAGGTGCTCGGGAAGGCGAACCTTACCCTCGACGACATCGACCTGTTCGAGGTCAACGAGGCGTTCGCGGTCGTCGCGCTGGCGGCGCAGGACGCGCTCGGCATCCCGTCCGAGAAGCTCAACGTGCGCGGCGGCTCGGTCGCCGTCGGCCACCCCATCGGCGCCTCCGGCGCCCGCATCTTGACGACGCTCCTGCACGCGATGGTGGAGCGCGGCGCCCGCTACGGGCTCGCGGCCATCTGCATCGGCGGCGGCGAGGCGACTGCGATCGTGTTGGAGAGGAACTGA